A region from the Pungitius pungitius chromosome 16, fPunPun2.1, whole genome shotgun sequence genome encodes:
- the vtnb gene encoding vitronectin b isoform X1 produces the protein MKPAVALLGLFLLLDIAFAAEKSCVGRCGSFDPRTKCQCDSMCVYYGSCCWDFDTVCPKKISRGDTFEEADGVTEAGMTVPEGETPSSTSSTVATNMAASPTPITPGGPDSSVDAEAEACSGRPFDAFLQLKNGSIYAFRGEYFFELDEKSILPGYPKLIQEVWGITGPVDAAFTRINCQGKSYIFKGNEYWRFDGDVLDEDYPRNISVGFDGIPDDVDASFAIPAPSHLGKEKAYFFKGEKYYQYEFKHQPSHEECVDMSKTSPSVLFTRYTDLFCDQTWEDFFTELFGSSSVSRQTGPRFISMDWQGVRPSVDAAMVGRVHLSPKPTASSPPPAKRRSSRRRRPSKKRTGRRRHSRHTLLDDLWGYDDWFDYSDFSDIFEETSTQERKSTPVQNVYFFQKDKYYRVDLQTKRVDSANPPYPRSIAKYWLGCKQEETPDVSRAEKR, from the exons ATGAAGCCAGCAGTGGCTCTGCTGggcctcttcctgctgctggacaTCGCTTTTGCTGCAGAAA AGTCCTGTGTTGGTCGCTGTGGCTCTTTCGACCCCCGGACAAAATGCCAGTGTGACTCCATGTGTGTTTACTATGGGAGCTGTTGCTGGGACTTTGACACCGTCTGCCCCAAAAAAA TAAGTCGTGGCGATACTTTTGAGGAAGCAGATGGAGTAACAGAAGCAGGGATGACCGTCCCAGAGGGAGAGACTCCCTCATCAACTTCCAGCACAGTTGCAACAAACATGGCCGCCTCCCCAACACCCATCACGCCAGGAGGGCCTGACTCATCCGTAGACGCCGAGGCAGAGGCCTGCAGTGGTCGACCTTTTGATGCCTTTCTGCAGCTCAAGAACGGCTCGATATACGCTTTCAGAG GTGAATATTTCTTTGAGTTGGATGAGAAGTCTATACTTCCTGGGTACCCAAAACTCATCCAGGAGGTTTGGGGGATCACCGGACCTGTGGACGCGGCATTCACACGCATCAACTGCCAAGGAAAATCCTATATCTTTAAG GGGAATGAGTACTGGCGGTTTGATGGTGATGTTCTGGATGAGGACTATCCGCGCAACATTTCAGTGGGCTTCGATGGCATACCAGATGACGTCGATGCATCTTTTGCCATACCAGCACCCAGTCACCTGGGAAAAGAGAAAGCCTACTTTTTCAAAG GGGAAAAATATTACCAGTATGAGTTCAAGCACCAGCCTTCCCATGAGGAGTGTGTCGACATGAGCAAGACCTCCCCCTCGGTGCTGTTCACACGTTACACGGACCTCTTCTGTGATCAGACATGGGAGGATTTCTTCACCGAGCTCTTTGGAAGCTCCT CAGTCAGCCGTCAAACAGGCCCTCGTTTCATCAGTATGGACTGGCAGGGCGTCAGGCCCTCTGTAGATGCTGCCATGGTGGGGCGAGTCCACCTCAGCCCCAAACCGACGgcatcttctcctccaccagcaaAGAGGCGCagcagccggaggaggaggcccaGCAAGAAGCGCACAGGGCGACGAAGGCACAGTCGCCACACGCTGCTTGATGATTTGTGGGGTTACGATGATTGGTTTGACTACAGTGACTTCAGCGATATCTTTGAAGAAACCAGCACGCAGGAGCGCAAAAGCACACCTGtgcaaaatgtgtattttttccaGAAag ATAAATACTACAGAGTGGACCTGCAGACAAAACGTGTGGACTCTGCCAACCCTCCTTACCCACGTTCCATTGCAAAATACTGGCTGGGCTGCAAGCAGGAAGAGACACCTGATGTTTCAAGAGCAGAAAAGAGATAA
- the vtnb gene encoding vitronectin b isoform X2, which produces MKPAVALLGLFLLLDIAFAAEKSCVGRCGSFDPRTKCQCDSMCVYYGSCCWDFDTVCPKKISRGDTFEEADGVTEAGMTVPEGETPSSTSSTVATNMAASPTPITPGGPDSSVDAEAEACSGRPFDAFLQLKNGSIYAFRGEYFFELDEKSILPGYPKLIQEVWGITGPVDAAFTRINCQGKSYIFKGNEYWRFDGDVLDEDYPRNISVGFDGIPDDVDASFAIPAPSHLGKEKAYFFKGEKYYQYEFKHQPSHEECVDMSKTSPSVLFTRYTDLFCDQTWEDFFTELFGSSFSRQTGPRFISMDWQGVRPSVDAAMVGRVHLSPKPTASSPPPAKRRSSRRRRPSKKRTGRRRHSRHTLLDDLWGYDDWFDYSDFSDIFEETSTQERKSTPVQNVYFFQKDKYYRVDLQTKRVDSANPPYPRSIAKYWLGCKQEETPDVSRAEKR; this is translated from the exons ATGAAGCCAGCAGTGGCTCTGCTGggcctcttcctgctgctggacaTCGCTTTTGCTGCAGAAA AGTCCTGTGTTGGTCGCTGTGGCTCTTTCGACCCCCGGACAAAATGCCAGTGTGACTCCATGTGTGTTTACTATGGGAGCTGTTGCTGGGACTTTGACACCGTCTGCCCCAAAAAAA TAAGTCGTGGCGATACTTTTGAGGAAGCAGATGGAGTAACAGAAGCAGGGATGACCGTCCCAGAGGGAGAGACTCCCTCATCAACTTCCAGCACAGTTGCAACAAACATGGCCGCCTCCCCAACACCCATCACGCCAGGAGGGCCTGACTCATCCGTAGACGCCGAGGCAGAGGCCTGCAGTGGTCGACCTTTTGATGCCTTTCTGCAGCTCAAGAACGGCTCGATATACGCTTTCAGAG GTGAATATTTCTTTGAGTTGGATGAGAAGTCTATACTTCCTGGGTACCCAAAACTCATCCAGGAGGTTTGGGGGATCACCGGACCTGTGGACGCGGCATTCACACGCATCAACTGCCAAGGAAAATCCTATATCTTTAAG GGGAATGAGTACTGGCGGTTTGATGGTGATGTTCTGGATGAGGACTATCCGCGCAACATTTCAGTGGGCTTCGATGGCATACCAGATGACGTCGATGCATCTTTTGCCATACCAGCACCCAGTCACCTGGGAAAAGAGAAAGCCTACTTTTTCAAAG GGGAAAAATATTACCAGTATGAGTTCAAGCACCAGCCTTCCCATGAGGAGTGTGTCGACATGAGCAAGACCTCCCCCTCGGTGCTGTTCACACGTTACACGGACCTCTTCTGTGATCAGACATGGGAGGATTTCTTCACCGAGCTCTTTGGAAGCTCCT TCAGCCGTCAAACAGGCCCTCGTTTCATCAGTATGGACTGGCAGGGCGTCAGGCCCTCTGTAGATGCTGCCATGGTGGGGCGAGTCCACCTCAGCCCCAAACCGACGgcatcttctcctccaccagcaaAGAGGCGCagcagccggaggaggaggcccaGCAAGAAGCGCACAGGGCGACGAAGGCACAGTCGCCACACGCTGCTTGATGATTTGTGGGGTTACGATGATTGGTTTGACTACAGTGACTTCAGCGATATCTTTGAAGAAACCAGCACGCAGGAGCGCAAAAGCACACCTGtgcaaaatgtgtattttttccaGAAag ATAAATACTACAGAGTGGACCTGCAGACAAAACGTGTGGACTCTGCCAACCCTCCTTACCCACGTTCCATTGCAAAATACTGGCTGGGCTGCAAGCAGGAAGAGACACCTGATGTTTCAAGAGCAGAAAAGAGATAA
- the LOC119214984 gene encoding solute carrier family 13 member 2-like, producing the protein MARWLKWLWYHRNYIIIVVTPIALLPLPLIIPTSEARCGYVIVLMALYWCTECIPLPVTALLPVVLFPMMGIMKAGDVSIEYLKDSNMLFIGGLLVAIAVEYWSLHKRIALRVLLVVGVRPALLMLGFMIVSSLLSMWISNSATTAMMLPIAQAVLEQLKATEALADERDLRAAAVENPALELESRQTREEKMDEKQPDNNVQLEMGEDGDERRAVSLQEFKRKAREVKYQHLTKGMSLCVCYSASIGGTATLTGTTPNLILKGQVDELFPGNDDVINFASWFVFAFPNAVLMLVFAFLWLQFTFLGFNLKKSFGCCLKSNKDEEAYRVMRQEYNKLGGMTFAEWAVLTIFALLIGLWFTREPGFIDGWATLLFNKGGPFVSDGTVAILMSLLFFVIPSQMPRCGGYGNDGEGKMVKAPPALLHWQVVHERMPWHIILLLGGGFALAAGSEESGLSKWLGESLTPLQQIPPYAISLLLCMLVATFTECSSNTATTTLFLPILASMAVAIKIHPLYVMIPCTVAANLAFMLPVATPPNAIAFAFGKLKVMDMVKSGFVLNVIGILTVNIGINTWGHTLFDLGTIPHWANITKRKP; encoded by the exons ATGGCTAGATGGCTGAAGTGGCTGTGGTACCACAGAAACTACATCATCATCGTTGTCACTCCAATTGCGCTCCTTCCTCTGCCACTCATCATCCCCACatcg gaAGCCAGATGTGGTTATGTTATCGTCCTCATGGCTCTGTACTGGTGCACAGAGTGTATACCTCTACCTGTGACGGCCCTGCTGCCAGTCGTCCTCTTCCCCATGATGGGCATCATGAAGGCTGGAGAC GTCAGTATTGAGTATCTGAAAGATTCCAACATGCTGTTCATCGGTGGCCTGTTGGTGGCCATCGCAGTGGAGTACTGGAGCCTTCATAAGCGCATCGCCCTGCGGGTTCTGCTGGTGGTTGGCGTCCGTCCGGCCCT GTTGATGCTGGGCTTCATGATCGTCTCGTCCCTCCTGTCCATGTGGATCAGCAACTCGGCCACCACAGCCATGATGCTGCCCATAGCCCAGGCCGtgctggagcagctgaaggCCACAGAGGCTCTGGCGGACGAGCGAGATTTGCGCGCTGCAGCCGTGGAGAACCCCGCGCTTGAGCTGGAGAGCAGACAAACTAGAGAGGAAAAGATGGACgagaaacagccagataacaacGTCCAGCTGGAGATGGGAGAGG ATGGCGATGAGCGGAGGGCGGTCTCACTGCAGGAGTTCAAGAGGAAAGCAAGGGAGGTGAAGTACCAGCACCTGACCAAAGggatgagtctgtgtgtgtgttactctgCCAGCATCGGAGGCACGGCAACGCTCACCGGCACGACCCCAAACCTCATCCTGAAGGGTCAGGTCGACGA GCTCTTCCCAGggaatgatgatgtcatcaacttTGCCAGCTGGTTTGTCTTCGCTTTTCCCAACGCGGTGCTCATGCTGGTGTTTGCTTTTCTCTGGCTCCAGTTTACGTTTCTGGGCTTCAA CTTGAAGAAGTCATTTGGCTGCTGCCTGAAAAGCAACAAGGATGAGGAGGCGTACAGGGTGATGAGGCAGGAGTACAATAAGCTGGGGGGCATGACGTTCGCTGAGTGGGCCGTGCTCACCATCTTCGCCCTGCTGATAGGCCTCTGGTTCACCAGGGAGCCGGGCTTCATTGACGGCTGGGCAACACTGCTCTTCAATAAGGGAGGACC GTTTGTGTCCGATGGAACCGTCGCTATCTTAATGTCGCTGCTGTTCTTCGTCATCCCCTCCCAGATGCCCAGGTGCGGAGGCTACGGCAACGACGGCGAAG GTAAGATGGTAAAAGCTCCCCCAGCTCTGCTGCACTGGCAGGTAGTCCACGAGCGGATGCCCTGGCACATCATCCTGCTGCTGGGAGGAGGCTTCGCTCTGGCTGCTGGAAGTGAG GAGTCCGGTCTGTCCAAGTGGCTGGGAGAAAGCCTGACACCTCTGCAGCAAATTCCCCCCTACGCCATCTCGTTGCTGCTCTGCATGCTGGTGGCCACATTCACAGAGTGCTCCAGCAACACAGCCACCACCACCCTGTTCCTGCCCATCCTGGCCTCAATG GCTGTAGCCATTAAGATACACCCGCTGTACGTGATGATTCCCTGCACCGTCGCTGCCAATCTGGCCTTCATGCTGCCCGTGGCCACACCGCCCAACGCCATCGCCTTCGCTTTTGGAAAACTCAAAGTCATGGACATG GTTAAAAGCGGCTTTGTGCTGAACGTCATTGGGATTTTGACTGTTAATATAGGCATCAACACCTGGGGACACACCTTGTTTGACTTGGGAACCATACCTCATTGGGCCAACATTACCAAGAGAAAACCGTGA
- the unc119b gene encoding protein unc-119 homolog B isoform X1 has protein sequence MSYSCTGRGSSQDPPTAKKAAGDNPGRDTGGTGSGSPQNTAAMRVKKGCNATDAGVPVTTEEDLLGGAGVTPEDVLGLQKITQNYLCSPDENIFNIDFTRFRIRDMESATVLFEITKPPAADKAGEKRSVDPNAGRFVRYQFTPAFLRLRQVGATVEFTVGDMPIENFRMIERHYFREKLLKSFDFEFGFCMPSSKNTCEHIYEFPPLSEDIIREMVLHPYETQSDSFYFVDNKLVMHNKADYSYNGGT, from the exons ATGAGCTATTCTTGTACGGGCAGAGGCAGCAGCCAGGACCCGCCGACCGCTAAGAAGGCTGCCGGTGATAATCCGGGCAGAGACACCGGAGGCACAGGCAGCGGCAGCCCGCAGAACACGGCGGCGATGAGAGTGAAGAAGGGCTGCAACGCGACCGACGCGGGGGTCCCGGTGACCACGGAGGAGGACCTGCTCGGCGGCGCGGGGGTCACTCCGGAGGATGTTCTGGGCTTGCAGAAGATCACGCAGA ATTATCTTTGCAGCCCAGACGAGAACATTTTCAACATCGACTTCACCAGGTTCAGGATCAGAGACATGGAGTCGGCCACGGTGCTGTTTGAAATCACCAAACCTCCAGCCGCAG ACAAagcaggagagaagaggagtgtTGACCCAAACGCTGGCCGATTTGTCCGTTACCAGTTCACCCCGGCTTTTCTCCGGCTGCGCCAAGTTGGAGCCAC TGTTGAGTTCACCGTTGGAGACATGCCGATAGAAAACTTCCGGATGATTGAGAGACATTATTTCAGAGAGAAGTTGCTCAAGAGCTTCGACTTTGAGTTTGGCTTCTGCATGCCCAGCAGCAAAAACACCTGTGAACACATCTACGAGTTTCCACCTCTGTCTGAAGACATCa TCAGAGAGATGGTCTTGCACCCGTACGAGACGCAGTCCGACAGCTTCTACTTTGTGGACAATAAGCTGGTGATGCACAACAAGGCGGACTACTCGTACAACGGCGGGACGTAG
- the unc119b gene encoding protein unc-119 homolog B isoform X2 — protein MESATVLFEITKPPAADKAGEKRSVDPNAGRFVRYQFTPAFLRLRQVGATVEFTVGDMPIENFRMIERHYFREKLLKSFDFEFGFCMPSSKNTCEHIYEFPPLSEDIIREMVLHPYETQSDSFYFVDNKLVMHNKADYSYNGGT, from the exons ATGGAGTCGGCCACGGTGCTGTTTGAAATCACCAAACCTCCAGCCGCAG ACAAagcaggagagaagaggagtgtTGACCCAAACGCTGGCCGATTTGTCCGTTACCAGTTCACCCCGGCTTTTCTCCGGCTGCGCCAAGTTGGAGCCAC TGTTGAGTTCACCGTTGGAGACATGCCGATAGAAAACTTCCGGATGATTGAGAGACATTATTTCAGAGAGAAGTTGCTCAAGAGCTTCGACTTTGAGTTTGGCTTCTGCATGCCCAGCAGCAAAAACACCTGTGAACACATCTACGAGTTTCCACCTCTGTCTGAAGACATCa TCAGAGAGATGGTCTTGCACCCGTACGAGACGCAGTCCGACAGCTTCTACTTTGTGGACAATAAGCTGGTGATGCACAACAAGGCGGACTACTCGTACAACGGCGGGACGTAG